TCTTTCACATAAAAACTTTGTTTTTTTTTTGCCTGTGTACTTCAATGTTTTAACACTGTAGAAAAATGTTGCAAGGAAAAGCTTTTTTAAAAATTTTTTTTGTCCATGTACTTCAAAGATTTGACACTGTAGACTTCAACATGAAACTGTATATACATTCAATCATTTTAGACTTTAATGTGAAATCTAATATCATCAATTCTAAAATGAGAGAGATGGGGCACGTTCAGATCGATGAATTGATACAAGTTCATAGTCCTCTATAACAGACTTCAGTTTATTACTTCATGTGAGCAAAAAGTTAAAGTTGCAACTCCCATCTCTTGTATTCTTCTTCTTCCTCTTCTTTCGGGTTCATTCTCTAACGACAACATAATAGAATAGCTGCATTATTGGACATTAGGATTATAATCGTGTTACATATCTAGATATCTTTCTATTATTTCACATGACATAGCAAATAGAGTCGTCATTAGAAAAATACGTATTACTAGTAGGTTCTTGTTAAAATACATGTACTCTATAAAAATTCTCGATATTTTTTCGGGTATCTAGATGCTTATTATAATTAGCGGTTCAGGCTTCATGTTCCCACTCTTGTATTCAATGGTTTCATTAGTGAAGACTTGAAAGCAATCGCGTCCGGTCTTTATTTTTTATTTAAAAAATAAAATAAAATTAACAACAGTGTATTTTCACGGAGGCGCTTGCAGTAAATCATTATTCTCTTTTCTTAGAGCATTCGAAAAAGAGGATATTCTCTTATTATAATGCAGAGTGGGGAGATCTCACCAAAAAAGACTCACGGAGTCTCTCTGCCCAAAACGCCTGTGACGGAAATCAAAGACACCCGCCTGCTATTTCTCGCTCTCTCTGTTGGTTTTTAATTCGATTCGATTCTTCTTCTACTTCGTGTTGCTGCTCGCTCTCTAATTTTTAGGTACCGATTTTCAGTTTTTTGATGATTTCTGGGATTCCCAATCGGAATTTGGGATATTTGGGTCTGAATTGAATTGAATCGTTGATGGCCAGTTGGTTTGGCATGTATATGCTTTCTCTTTCTCTTTGTTGAATTATTGCTCTTTTTCGATGAAATTCTGACTGGTTTTCACTTCATATGCGACTCTTTTCTTTTCGGCTGTAATTGGATCTGTTTTTTTTTGTTTTTCTTTCACAATTTAGGTTTTTTCTACCAGCAGTATTTAGATAGAAACCATGAAATGGAGTAGGAATCGGTTGTGTTAGTAAGAAGGGTCAGTAATTTCTCATGACATGTACAGTATTAGGTTATATGGTTCAACATTGTCAAAACAAGTGCGCTTCTGAATCATCTACATGCCTACCACACAGTTAAAAGAAACTAGCATTAAATTGTATTGCATCAAAGACATAAATCTACCTGCAATGTATTTAAAAATCGCAAGATTCTTGCTGGTCAAGTTAGTAACTTGATTGGTTTTTTTTTATTTTTATTTTTCCAGAGCTAAGTTTTCGTGTCACTGTTGTTTGCTTTCATGTCAGCATACTGTCAGACTTGGATAAATCAATTTCTGAAGTATTTATGTTTTTGGACCTCTGCCTGAATTGGATAGACTCTTGTTTTTCAGATTTAAGAAACTATAAGCATTATTTACCTACCCTATATTTCCATGAATGTTTGTTTCACATTTGTTTTAGGAATTTAAACTAAAAGTTCAATTTACTTACCCTAGATTCTTAGGCAGCCTAGAAGTAGTCAAAATCATCCTATCTGTTTTAATGGACAGACAAACTTGATCAATTTGAGACTTAAACCTTCTAAATGTCTTTGTTCTGTTCCAAATTCTTCTATTATTCTTTCTTCTCAAAGTTGCCTGTTTCCATGCTCCTACATCAGTTGCCGGATTCCATTTGCATTGTAATTTGGAAGCCTACTAAGTTGCTCTTTCTTGACAGGTTTTTGGGATGAAAATCAGTAAATTAGAGGTGAACTTGAGGAGGCTGCTTGCAGCTGCTCCTCAGCAACAAAACCAGGCAAAACTTTCACATTATGTTGCCACTTTACGAGAACAGGTAGAACAACTAGCTGAAGAGAGAACACCGGAAGGCTTACCTAGAGTTTCAAAGGCTGTTTTGAGTGACTATTCAGAGAAGATCGAAGCCATTGCTTCGAAATTAGCTGCTCCGTCGCCTAATTTGCAAGAACCCCAGGAGTCCCTTGCAAGAATTTCGGTCAAAACAAAGTCTTCTGAAACAGGAGACAATCAGAGTCCACATTCTCCAGGTCTGAGAAGAAGATTTGTGCCCAACTCAAACATCCAAGATGGAACACGTGAGACACTTGGTGCAGATTCTTCGTCGCCTGTCAAACTTGACGCTGCAGCTCAAGCGCACATTGAAAAGCATAGAAGACTTCAGGAGGATTTGACTGATGAAATGGTTGGGCTGGCAAGGCAGCTGAAAGAGACTAGTCTCATGATGAGCCACTCCGTGCAAAACACTGAAAAACTACTCGACTCTACAGAGGAGGCTGTTGAAAGGAGCTTGGCGAGCACTGGTCATGCCACTGCACGAGCATCTGATATATACTCAAAGACCTCCAAGACTTCGTGTTTCACATGGCTTTTGATGTTTCTAATGACATGTATATTCATCATGGTGGTACTTTTAATTCGTGTCACTTAAGAGTGTGTATCCTTAGGTAGGAAGACAGAGACCGTGACACATTTCGTTCATTTCCCATGTATAACGACCTTTTATGCGGTTGAAATTAAAATCACAGACCCGGTTTCTGTTATACACTTATACGTGGTCGGATAATATAACTCAACATGATGTTGTAGGTACACAGACCAAAGTACTCTGCGAATGAACGAGAGATGAGGAAGCTTTCTATATCCACACAAGATCATTTGAAAACAGTCGGACCAGGGATTTTAAAGTCATTCATACGGGACAATTTGCATTCTTAAAAATACCAGAAAACTCGAGATAATGGTACTTGATCTGCCTGCGCAATCTATACTTGACCCGTTGTCATGAAATTGGATGATTTCGTCATATTCTTACTAAGGCTCAATAAAATTAACTGAAAAATATAACGATAGAGGTCTTGATGTTTATTGACTATGCAGCACGTCCTTGCATTCTAAGCTTTATGGTATCATTTGTATGGATAAACGTAATGGGAACATTGGAGGAACACAAGTAACTGAAATGTAGATTTCACAACTTCGAATAAAAAGGAAAGAAACCAAAAAATGATCTACATCTTCAAAATTACACGGAGAGAAAACTTCATGTTACCAAAAACTGCATCTTCGAAAGGGACAGTGAGTTGGTATGCATTGTATATACAATATATTCAGTTAAGCAGCAAGACTACAGGGTTTTTAGCTTTTTATCAAGCAAAGTAGAATCTTAAGAAAACTACTGAGGTAACGAGTCATAAAACCACCAGTAGACTAATGTCCTTGAACACATCCATGATAACACTTCATAATACATTAAGATTTTGTCATGTGGAGTAGTTGAGGGTGAGTGTTTCGCATTGGCAGGACCGAATAGCAACTCCAGGTAAAAGTTTGGGCCACAAATGATTGATCTTCCTTTCTTGAATAAACATTATGATATGAATAAACACTTTAGTTGTTTGTATATACCCCAAATGTAAGATGAAGATCTTCCTTGGATAAAGGAGAAAGAATTCCTTGGATTCTAAGATGAAGATCCACTAAACTCTA
The window above is part of the Fragaria vesca subsp. vesca linkage group LG2, FraVesHawaii_1.0, whole genome shotgun sequence genome. Proteins encoded here:
- the LOC101314331 gene encoding vesicle transport protein USE1-like, with protein sequence MKISKLEVNLRRLLAAAPQQQNQAKLSHYVATLREQVEQLAEERTPEGLPRVSKAVLSDYSEKIEAIASKLAAPSPNLQEPQESLARISVKTKSSETGDNQSPHSPGLRRRFVPNSNIQDGTRETLGADSSSPVKLDAAAQAHIEKHRRLQEDLTDEMVGLARQLKETSLMMSHSVQNTEKLLDSTEEAVERSLASTGHATARASDIYSKTSKTSCFTWLLMFLMTCIFIMVVLLIRVT